The window CCTTATATTCTGTGTACCTGAATTCCGGTTCATACCGCTTTGTATTCAAATGCCGCCGAATGGAATTTTCCAGATTGGTCTTGCTGCGAATTCCGGCAATTGGATTGATTATAAATAAAATTGGCTCTTTTGCCTTATCCATTATACCGTTTTTAATAGAATTTCAACTTTCCAATGCAAAGGTAGACGAATATTGGATTATCGCAATTATTAGCCAATGAGACGGAAGAAGGGTTACGCCGAACGCGATTTTCTGATTTCAGCCGATAATTCATACTTCTTCTGTATTTTTGCCGTTAATAAGTTGTATCGAAAACTTTTCTTTTGAACCGATTCGGCTACATAATCTTTGCGGGCGCTTTTCTGCTGACCGGAGAAATCTCAGGCCAGATTGGAGGAACTTCCACATGGAATTTTCTGAATCTTACCAGCTCAGCGCGAATTGGTGCTCTCGGAGGGAAAAATGTGGCGCTGGCTGATGGGGATCTCAACCTGGCATATTTCAATCCTTCCCTCCTTACGGAAGACATGCACAATAACCTGGCCCTCAATTATGCCACGCTCTTTTCCGGTGTCAGTTACGGATACGTTGCTTATGCCAGAACCATTCCAAAAACCGGCACATTCGCCGGAGGAATTCATTATATTAACTATGGAACATTTTCAGCTGCCGATGAAACAGGACAAATAACAGGCCAGTTCAGGGCTGCAGAATATGCACTTTATCTCACGTATTCACGGACATTTGATACATGCTGGAATGCCGGTATTACTATCAAGCCGGTGTATTCATCGCTCGAACGGTATCAGGCGTTCGGACTGGCCGCTGATCTTGGGGCATCCTATACCTCCCCGAACCGTCTGTTTACGGCCGGATTAGTTTTTCGTAACATGGGACTGCAGTTCAAAGGATACTATACGCAGTCGAAAGAACCGCTTCCATTTGAAATCCTGGCGGGAGTAGCCCAGAAACTGCAATATGCTCCTTTCCGTTTCCTCATTACCGCCCAGCAGCTTCAACGCTTTGACCTTACCTATAAAAACCCGGATGATCCGTCCGATATTGACCCCATAACCGGCAAGCCCGTAAAAAAGAACCGGACGGAAGAACTGGCCGATCAGTTCATGCGCCATATAATACTTGGTGTGGAATTTGTCCCTTCCCGCAGTTTTTACTTTCGTCTTGGTTACAACTACCAGAGAAGAAAAGAAATGATGATTGACACACGTCCGGGCACCGTTGGATTCTCATGGGGCTTCGGGCTTCGTATCAACAAATTCAATATTAGTTACGGACGGGCAGCCTGGCATCTGGCCGGCGGCACCAATTTCTTTTCCCTCAGTACCAATTTCTCCGAATTTGGCTTCCTCGACAAATCAATCAATCAGTAAACCGATCATGCAATCCATCCCCGATCATCTTATTATAGCCGTTGACGGACATTCCTCCTGCGGTAAAAGCACTTTTGCCAAAGCTATTGCAAAACGGCTCGGATACAGATATATTGACAGCGGGGCAATGTACAGGGCCGTCACTCTGTTCTGTTTACGAAAACATCTTTTTCACGGCGAAAATCCTGATATGGAAAATCTGCTCCGGCTGCTTCCTGAAATCGAAATTTCATTTGAATACAGTCCCGCACGGCAAGAGAACGAAATTGTGCTCAACGGCGAGTTTGTCGAAGAAGCGATACGTGAGCCTGAAGTAGCCGGAAAAGTGAGCATCATCAGCAAAATTCCCGAAGTTCGATTACGGCTGGTGGAAATACAGAGGAAGCTGGGAGAAAAAGGCGGCATTGTAATGGACGGACGGGATATAGGTACGGTTGTATTTCCTCAGGCTGACATAAAAATTTTCCTCACCGCCTCACCGGAGATACGAGCTCAGCGACGCTTCAAAGAACTCCGGGAAAAAGGAATCGATATCAGCTTTAAGGAAGTTCTGGAAAACATTCTCGAACGCGACAGGATTGATTCAACCCGGTCGGTTAGTCCCCTGAAAAAAGCTCCCGATGCACTCCTGCTCGACAATTCGCATATGACTGTGGAACAACAAATGGAATGGTTTGAAAAGGTGTTGCATGAACGGTTCGGAAGGTAATCAGATTGTATTATCTTTGCAGGCTTTAATTCGAGGTGTGAACCAATGGAAATAACCATCGATCCGGATGCAGGCTTCTGCATCGGAGTTACACGGGCAATCCGGATGGCTGAAGAAGCGGCAAAGAAAGGTCCTGTTGCCACTCTGGGAGATATCGTCCACAACCCGGAAGAAGTACAGAGGCTGAAAAACAAAGGCATCGGCTCGGTAACCCACACCGATCTGCCAAAAATGCAGGGTAGCGTTATTCTGCTCCGGGCTCATGGCGAGCCACCTTCTACCTACGAAACAGCTCAGCTTTGCGATCTGAACCTTATCGATGCTACCTGTCCGATTGTTGCCGGCGTTCAGAAAAAAATCAAAAAGGCCTATAAAGAAGCTCTCACCGTCAACGGACAAATCGCCATATACGGAAAGCCTGGTCATCCCGAAACTATTGGTCTTAAAGGACAAACTGGAAATACAGCAATCGTCATTTCTGAAACGGCTGATCTGGATACAATTGATTACAACCGGCCGCTCTGGCTTTTTGCCCAGACCACCATGCAGCCGGCAAAATTCAGCCTGATAGCCGGCGAAATCAGAAAAAGATTCATCCAGGCTGGCCGGAACCCTGACGAAATGCTCCGGGTATCCAGTACAATTTGCCGCTATGTTTCCGGAAGGGAAGCAAAAATCAGAGAATTTGCGCGAAGGTTTGATGTAATTGTCTTCGTTAGCGGAGCAAACAGCTCAAACGGAAATTACCTCTATTCCTGCTGTAAGGAAGAAAATCCGAGGAGCTATTTTGTTTCACACGCTGATGAACTGAAAAAAGAATGGTTTGCCGGTGCATCTTCTGCCGGAATCAGCGGTGCTACCTCAACACCCCAATGGCTTATGGAAGAAGTAAAAAACCGCATGATGGAGCTGGAAAAATAATATTCACTTAATACATTGTAATTAAACGTTTTATACCTTTGCAACGATTTTGTTTAACATAGATTGAGATTATGAGAGAAGTGAAAAAAATCGGAGTGCTTACCTCAGGAGGGGATGCACCGGGAATGAATGCTGCTATCCGTGCCGTAACCCGTGCAGCACTGCACCATAACATTGAAGTGTATGGCATCATGCGGGGATACGAAGGGTTGATTAGCGGAGAAATCAAAAAGATGTGTTCCTCGGATGTGAGCGGAATTATTCAGAAAGGGGGAACTATCCTTCAGACCGCCAGATCAGTGGCATTCCGCACACCGGAAGGACGAGTACAGGCCAGGGAAAATCTGAAAAAATTTGACATCGACAGCCTGATTGTAATCGGCGGTGACGGATCATTTGCCGGAGCCAGCATTTTCTCCCGTGAGCACAATTTCCCTGTGATCGGAATACCCGGTACGATAGACAACGACCTGTACGGAACAGAATATACCATCGGGTATGATACTGCACTGAATACCGTAGTGGAAGCCGTTGACAAGATTAAAGATACTGCCAGTTCGCATAACCGTATTTTCTTTGTGGAAGTGATGGGCCGTGAAGCCGGCTTTCTTGCCCTCATGAGCGGCATTGCCTGCGGAGCAGAAGCTATCCTGATTCCCGAAGTTCCGGGACAAATTGACAAATTAATGAACTATCTTTCCTTGCGGGGCCAGCAAAAGAAATCCAGTATTATTCTGGTGGCCGAAGGGGAAGATGAAGGCGGAGCAATTGCCGTCTCCAAAAAAGTCCAGGCTGCATTCCCGCAGTTTGATATACGGGTGACCATTCTCGGACACATTCAGCGAGGCGGAAGTCCCACAACCCACGACCGTGTTACAGCCAGCAGGCTGGGTGTTGCTGCAGTGGAAGCCCTGCTCGATGACCAGACCAGCATTATGGTTGGTATTGATAACGATCAGATTGTGCATGTTCCTCTGAGTAAAACCATCAAGTTGCATAAAACCGTTGATCCCCAGCTTCTGGAAGTTGCCGAAATTCTGATTGGATAGACACCCTCCGTGCGGAATTCTGCCATCCTGTGCCGGTGCTTTTTCGTCATAAAGCCACATATTAACAGTGGTTTGGGTATATTTGTATGCCCAATCCGCTAATATGACGAATCATCCGCTTTATGCCGAGGTTATCCTGCCCCTTCCCCTTCCGGGGACTTTTACTTATACGGTTCCTTCCGGATGGGAAGACAGGATGAAACCCGGAGTACGTGCACTGGTTCCCTTTGGTGCACGCAGAATCCTCAGCGGAATTGTTGCATCGGTTACTGATACAGCTCCCGAGGTGCCCAATGTAAAGCCGTTGACGGATATTCTGGACGAATCTCCTGTTGTGGTTCCTTTTCAAATTACATTCTGGCATTGGATTGCTGACTATTATATGTGTACGCCGGGGGAAGTGAGCAAGGCAGCCCTCCCGTCAGGACTGAAACTTGAAAGTGAAACCCGGATGTTCGCACGGGAAGACTTTGTGAAAACTGAAGAGCTGTCCCCCTCCGAATTGGCCATCTTCTCATTGCTTCAAAAGAAAAAAGGCATGCGGATCAACGATATAGCAAAACAGTTGCAGAAGAATTCTGTCCTTCAACCGTTGAAAAAACTGCTCGACAAAGGAGCTGTTTCAGCCAGCGAGAGTATAAAAGAAGGATACCATCCCCAGCTGAAAGCTTACCTGCGCCTGCACTCCGACTGGATTAACCCGGCATCACATACCACGCTCAATGAAAAGCTGAAAAAGGCACCCCGGCAACTTCAGGCAATGGAAAACTTTCTGCGGCTGGCTGAAAAGGAACCATCTCCTGATAAATTCCTGATTGCACGCGAAGAATTTTTGCGCATTACAGGAGTTTCCCATGCTATAGTGCGAAATCTCATCGAACGCAATATCCTTGTTGTTGACTATCTGGAATCCGCATCAGAAAAGGAAGTGCTCTCAGAACCAGTTATTTCAACTGTTCTGGAAGAACCTCAGCAAAAGTGCCTTGAAGAAATCAAAATGCACTTTGAAAAAACCGCGACCGTTCTTCTGCATGGAGTTACTTCCAGCGGCAAAACGGAGATCTATATTCACCTCATATCCGAATATCTCCGCCAGGGGAAACAGGTTCTGTACCTGCTTCCGGAGATAGCACTTACTTCGCAGATTATCAGGCGACTGCAAAAAGTTTTCGGGAACCTGGTGCATGTGTATCATTCCCGTTTCAGTGACGCTGAGAGAATTGCAACCTGGAACAAACTTCTGCCTGAACAGGGTAAGACACCTGAGCCTTCCATCATCCTGGGTGTGCGTTCTTCTGTCTTCCTGCCATTCACCAACCTTGGCCTGGTCATTGTTGACGAGGAACACGAAAACACCTACAAGCAGTTTGATCCCGCACCCCGTTACCATGCACGTGATGCAGCCATCGTACTTGCCGGTCTGCATGGTGCGAGAGTATTGCTCGGATCAGCAACCCCGTCGGTTGAGTCCATGTTCAACTGCCAGAGCGGGAAATATGCGCTGGTAGAACTGAAAGAACGGTATGGCAATATTAAACTTCCAGCCATTGAAGTGGTAGATATGCGCATTGAGCGGAAAAAAAGACCTCCCAGAATATTGTTCTCCGACCGTCTTTCAGAAGAAATCAAGCAGGCCCTTTATCAGAAGGAACAGGTAATTCTCTTCCAGAACCGGCGCGGATTCGCTCCCTACCTGCAATGCCACGAATGCGGCTGGGTACCTGTATGCAGGCATTGTGATGTAAGCCTGGTATATCATAAACAGCTCAATCAGCTTGTCTGTCATTATTGCGGCACCGTGTACCCCGGCAACATGCAATGCCGGCAATGCGGCAGTACCGACCTGCGCACCATGGGCTCAGGGACCGAGAAAATTGAAGAAGAAATTTCCCTCCTTTTTCCCGGTGCCAGGGTGGCCAGGATGGATCTGGATTCAACCCGTTCCCGGACATCGTACGAAAGAATACTGAATGAATTTGAACAGGGAACCACCAATATTCTGGTAGGA of the Bacteroidales bacterium genome contains:
- the priA gene encoding primosomal protein N' — translated: MTNHPLYAEVILPLPLPGTFTYTVPSGWEDRMKPGVRALVPFGARRILSGIVASVTDTAPEVPNVKPLTDILDESPVVVPFQITFWHWIADYYMCTPGEVSKAALPSGLKLESETRMFAREDFVKTEELSPSELAIFSLLQKKKGMRINDIAKQLQKNSVLQPLKKLLDKGAVSASESIKEGYHPQLKAYLRLHSDWINPASHTTLNEKLKKAPRQLQAMENFLRLAEKEPSPDKFLIAREEFLRITGVSHAIVRNLIERNILVVDYLESASEKEVLSEPVISTVLEEPQQKCLEEIKMHFEKTATVLLHGVTSSGKTEIYIHLISEYLRQGKQVLYLLPEIALTSQIIRRLQKVFGNLVHVYHSRFSDAERIATWNKLLPEQGKTPEPSIILGVRSSVFLPFTNLGLVIVDEEHENTYKQFDPAPRYHARDAAIVLAGLHGARVLLGSATPSVESMFNCQSGKYALVELKERYGNIKLPAIEVVDMRIERKKRPPRILFSDRLSEEIKQALYQKEQVILFQNRRGFAPYLQCHECGWVPVCRHCDVSLVYHKQLNQLVCHYCGTVYPGNMQCRQCGSTDLRTMGSGTEKIEEEISLLFPGARVARMDLDSTRSRTSYERILNEFEQGTTNILVGTQMITKGLDFDRVQVVGIINADHLLNFPDFRSFERAFQLMEQVSGRAGRRDRQGKVIIQTSQPEHRIIRAVMKHDFYAMLREELHERKTFQYPPFSRLIRITVRHSSEDKTTRAALHLAETLRETFPGRVTGPDLPVVGRIQNKYLRNILIKLERGKNLEADRKKVAAILEQAKLVPLLKGVDIVPDVDPF
- the pfkA gene encoding 6-phosphofructokinase: MREVKKIGVLTSGGDAPGMNAAIRAVTRAALHHNIEVYGIMRGYEGLISGEIKKMCSSDVSGIIQKGGTILQTARSVAFRTPEGRVQARENLKKFDIDSLIVIGGDGSFAGASIFSREHNFPVIGIPGTIDNDLYGTEYTIGYDTALNTVVEAVDKIKDTASSHNRIFFVEVMGREAGFLALMSGIACGAEAILIPEVPGQIDKLMNYLSLRGQQKKSSIILVAEGEDEGGAIAVSKKVQAAFPQFDIRVTILGHIQRGGSPTTHDRVTASRLGVAAVEALLDDQTSIMVGIDNDQIVHVPLSKTIKLHKTVDPQLLEVAEILIG
- the porQ gene encoding type IX secretion system protein PorQ, with product MNRFGYIIFAGAFLLTGEISGQIGGTSTWNFLNLTSSARIGALGGKNVALADGDLNLAYFNPSLLTEDMHNNLALNYATLFSGVSYGYVAYARTIPKTGTFAGGIHYINYGTFSAADETGQITGQFRAAEYALYLTYSRTFDTCWNAGITIKPVYSSLERYQAFGLAADLGASYTSPNRLFTAGLVFRNMGLQFKGYYTQSKEPLPFEILAGVAQKLQYAPFRFLITAQQLQRFDLTYKNPDDPSDIDPITGKPVKKNRTEELADQFMRHIILGVEFVPSRSFYFRLGYNYQRRKEMMIDTRPGTVGFSWGFGLRINKFNISYGRAAWHLAGGTNFFSLSTNFSEFGFLDKSINQ
- a CDS encoding (d)CMP kinase, whose protein sequence is MQSIPDHLIIAVDGHSSCGKSTFAKAIAKRLGYRYIDSGAMYRAVTLFCLRKHLFHGENPDMENLLRLLPEIEISFEYSPARQENEIVLNGEFVEEAIREPEVAGKVSIISKIPEVRLRLVEIQRKLGEKGGIVMDGRDIGTVVFPQADIKIFLTASPEIRAQRRFKELREKGIDISFKEVLENILERDRIDSTRSVSPLKKAPDALLLDNSHMTVEQQMEWFEKVLHERFGR
- a CDS encoding 4-hydroxy-3-methylbut-2-enyl diphosphate reductase, whose translation is MEITIDPDAGFCIGVTRAIRMAEEAAKKGPVATLGDIVHNPEEVQRLKNKGIGSVTHTDLPKMQGSVILLRAHGEPPSTYETAQLCDLNLIDATCPIVAGVQKKIKKAYKEALTVNGQIAIYGKPGHPETIGLKGQTGNTAIVISETADLDTIDYNRPLWLFAQTTMQPAKFSLIAGEIRKRFIQAGRNPDEMLRVSSTICRYVSGREAKIREFARRFDVIVFVSGANSSNGNYLYSCCKEENPRSYFVSHADELKKEWFAGASSAGISGATSTPQWLMEEVKNRMMELEK